The following coding sequences lie in one Candidatus Effluviviaceae Genus I sp. genomic window:
- the rsfS gene encoding ribosome silencing factor yields the protein MNRIAALAHSKKAEGVVSIDLRGLSPACDFFVICEGTSDVHVRAIADAIEDGLLESGEKAWHLEGREGGRWVLLDYINVVVHVFDGETRDYYQLERLWGDAKIQRYEDE from the coding sequence GTGAACCGCATCGCCGCGCTCGCCCACAGCAAGAAGGCCGAGGGCGTGGTGTCCATCGACCTGAGGGGCCTAAGCCCCGCGTGCGACTTCTTCGTGATCTGCGAGGGCACGAGCGACGTGCACGTGCGGGCGATCGCGGACGCCATCGAGGACGGGCTCCTCGAGTCCGGCGAGAAGGCGTGGCACCTCGAGGGGCGCGAGGGCGGACGGTGGGTGCTGCTCGACTACATCAACGTCGTCGTGCATGTGTTCGACGGCGAGACGCGCGACTACTACCAGCTGGAGCGGCTCTGGGGAGACGCGAAGATCCAACGCTACGAGGACGAGTGA
- a CDS encoding nitroreductase family protein, translated as MNEHLEKLAQAVADSDAVDIMVLTRDMEVVWLSPHMEKVVGMTLAEVGGRTCHEAFAGDAAPHPGCTARKALELGRPVRQIESLNGVPHLVVALPLGERHVGELVVRLGDLAQPTGVAPILARRSIRKYTCDPVSEKHVRMLLEAGMAAPSGKNLRPWHFVVVTDRGKLDRLAETGTFWRMLHEAPLAIVICGDPGISDRYYDQDAAAATENILLAVSMLGLGGVWLGCHPNPERMDPVREILGIPEAIVPVAMVSVGHPAEEKEPRTQYEEGRVHKDRW; from the coding sequence ATGAACGAACATCTCGAGAAGCTCGCGCAGGCCGTCGCGGACTCGGACGCCGTGGACATCATGGTCCTGACGAGGGACATGGAGGTCGTGTGGCTGAGCCCGCACATGGAGAAGGTCGTGGGGATGACGCTCGCCGAGGTCGGGGGCCGGACCTGCCATGAGGCGTTCGCCGGTGACGCCGCGCCGCACCCCGGATGCACGGCGCGGAAGGCGCTCGAGCTGGGGCGCCCCGTGCGCCAGATCGAAAGCCTGAACGGCGTGCCGCACCTCGTCGTCGCGCTGCCGCTCGGTGAGCGGCACGTGGGCGAGCTCGTCGTGCGGCTCGGCGACCTCGCGCAGCCGACCGGCGTCGCCCCGATCCTCGCCAGGCGGAGCATCAGGAAGTACACGTGCGACCCGGTGAGCGAGAAGCACGTGCGGATGCTCCTCGAAGCCGGCATGGCCGCCCCGTCCGGGAAGAACCTGAGGCCCTGGCACTTCGTGGTCGTGACGGACAGGGGCAAGCTCGACCGCCTCGCCGAGACGGGCACGTTCTGGCGGATGCTCCACGAGGCGCCGCTCGCGATCGTCATCTGCGGCGACCCCGGCATCTCCGACAGGTACTACGACCAGGACGCCGCGGCCGCGACGGAGAACATCCTCCTCGCGGTCTCGATGCTGGGCCTGGGGGGCGTGTGGCTGGGGTGCCATCCGAACCCGGAGCGGATGGACCCCGTGAGGGAGATTCTCGGGATCCCGGAGGCGATCGTGCCGGTCGCGATGGTCTCGGTCGGACATCCCGCGGAGGAGAAGGAACCGAGAACGCAGTACGAGGAAGGGCGGGTCCACAAGGACCGCTGGTAG
- a CDS encoding NusG domain II-containing protein codes for MVLVMTGLRRTAALLTRADRVVLYALVGGGVVLLAATWRGGAGGHARISWPGGTRVVRLDEDARYDVEGPLGVTVVVVAGGSVSVMSSPCREHVCERMGPVRNRGGTVVCVPNRVIVTVQGAGGDRIDATTR; via the coding sequence GTGGTGCTCGTGATGACCGGTCTGCGGCGGACGGCCGCCCTGCTCACGCGGGCGGACCGGGTCGTGCTCTACGCCCTCGTCGGAGGCGGCGTCGTGCTCCTTGCGGCGACGTGGAGAGGCGGTGCGGGAGGGCACGCGCGGATCAGCTGGCCGGGCGGCACGCGCGTCGTGCGGCTGGATGAGGACGCGCGATACGATGTCGAGGGGCCGCTCGGCGTGACGGTGGTCGTCGTCGCCGGAGGGAGCGTGAGCGTGATGTCGTCCCCGTGCCGGGAGCACGTCTGCGAGCGCATGGGACCCGTCAGGAATCGGGGCGGGACCGTCGTCTGCGTTCCGAACCGTGTGATCGTCACCGTGCAGGGCGCGGGCGGAGACCGGATCGATGCCACAACGCGGTAG
- the amrS gene encoding AmmeMemoRadiSam system radical SAM enzyme: MAEAAHWEPAGEGRAHCLLCPQSCVIPEGGHGICLGRVNRGGALQADNFGRCVSLAMDPIEKKPLYHVCPGREILSVACNGCNLRCDFCQNWTISQEPARTSPLPAFELVRIAVESGSFGIAYTYTEPLVWFEYILEAGALAHERGLKNVLVTNGVINERPLRELLPLVDAMNVDLKSMRPGFYREHCRVDGLESVLRTIRIAAEACHVEVTNLLIPGLNDSPDETRELARFVAGVDVRIPLHFSRYFPQHRMTVPATPLSTLTRAADIAAEKLYYVYLGNTGRQERSHTHCPVCGNLLVRRTGHQTSIVGLSGRNCRRCGRAADIVWCS, from the coding sequence ATGGCCGAGGCTGCACACTGGGAGCCGGCGGGAGAGGGGCGCGCGCACTGCCTCCTCTGCCCGCAGTCCTGCGTCATCCCGGAGGGCGGCCACGGCATCTGCCTCGGGAGAGTGAACCGCGGGGGGGCGCTTCAGGCCGACAACTTCGGCCGCTGCGTGTCGCTCGCGATGGACCCGATCGAGAAGAAGCCCCTGTACCACGTCTGTCCGGGACGCGAGATCCTGTCCGTCGCGTGCAACGGCTGCAACCTGCGGTGCGACTTCTGCCAGAACTGGACGATCTCGCAGGAGCCCGCGCGCACGAGCCCCCTTCCGGCGTTCGAGCTCGTGCGCATCGCGGTCGAGTCGGGGTCCTTCGGGATCGCGTACACCTACACCGAGCCACTCGTGTGGTTCGAGTACATCCTCGAGGCGGGGGCGCTCGCGCACGAGAGGGGCCTTAAGAACGTCCTCGTCACCAACGGCGTCATCAACGAGAGGCCGCTCAGGGAGCTTCTGCCGCTCGTCGACGCGATGAACGTGGACCTCAAGTCGATGCGGCCGGGGTTCTACCGCGAGCACTGCCGCGTGGACGGGCTCGAGTCGGTCCTGCGGACGATCCGGATCGCCGCCGAGGCCTGCCACGTGGAGGTCACGAACCTGCTCATCCCCGGGCTCAACGACTCCCCGGACGAGACGCGCGAGCTCGCGCGGTTCGTCGCCGGCGTGGACGTGAGGATCCCGCTCCACTTCTCGAGGTACTTCCCGCAGCACCGGATGACCGTCCCCGCGACGCCGCTTTCGACGCTCACGCGCGCCGCGGACATCGCGGCCGAGAAGCTGTACTACGTCTATCTCGGGAACACGGGGCGGCAGGAACGAAGCCACACGCACTGCCCGGTGTGCGGGAACCTGCTCGTGCGGCGAACCGGCCATCAGACGTCGATCGTCGGCCTGTCGGGCCGCAACTGCAGGCGGTGCGGGAGGGCCGCGGACATCGTGTGGTGCTCGTGA
- a CDS encoding Gx transporter family protein → MSASRGLATVGTLVAASLVLYAAEGLFPSPLPFLKLGLSNIVTLFALATMGVRAAVAVTALRVLVASALAGTIAGPAFALSMGGGLAAALGMGAAARWGTPPLSVVGVSMVGAACHNLAQLSIVAWLFAGAVSRLVPAALLISAVTGLATGLAARFALDKLGRHVGTWRSAFA, encoded by the coding sequence ATGAGCGCCTCGCGCGGTCTCGCGACGGTCGGGACGCTGGTCGCGGCGTCGCTCGTGCTGTACGCCGCGGAGGGCCTGTTCCCGTCTCCGCTTCCCTTCCTCAAGCTCGGGCTTTCGAACATCGTGACGCTGTTCGCGCTCGCCACGATGGGAGTGCGGGCGGCGGTGGCCGTGACCGCGCTCCGCGTGCTCGTCGCCTCGGCGCTCGCCGGGACCATCGCGGGGCCGGCCTTCGCGCTGTCGATGGGCGGCGGGCTCGCCGCGGCCCTGGGCATGGGGGCCGCCGCGCGGTGGGGGACGCCGCCGCTCAGCGTCGTCGGCGTCAGCATGGTCGGGGCGGCGTGTCACAACCTCGCGCAGCTGTCCATCGTCGCGTGGCTCTTCGCGGGCGCCGTCTCGCGGCTCGTGCCCGCCGCGCTCCTCATCTCGGCGGTCACGGGCCTCGCGACCGGTCTCGCGGCCCGGTTCGCGCTGGACAAGCTCGGTCGCCACGTCGGCACGTGGAGGAGCGCTTTCGCATGA
- a CDS encoding SoxR reducing system RseC family protein has protein sequence MREIGRVVSVQGDAAVVAMPGTGSCDRCGLCLMGQDGKQFLLLARNAAGAAAGDAVEVEIAEGRVIAAAFAVYMVPVLATIIGFAVGNAIAGGAPDAALPIVLAVACLAVSFVAVWAYDLRLRKAEKRQVVITRIVSAEEAEREGKHVRPVRLGG, from the coding sequence ATGAGAGAGATCGGCCGTGTGGTCTCGGTCCAGGGGGACGCGGCGGTCGTGGCGATGCCCGGAACGGGCAGCTGCGACCGGTGCGGCCTGTGCCTCATGGGGCAGGATGGCAAGCAGTTCCTGCTTCTGGCACGCAACGCCGCGGGCGCGGCCGCCGGCGACGCGGTGGAGGTCGAGATCGCCGAGGGCCGCGTGATCGCGGCGGCGTTCGCCGTGTACATGGTGCCCGTGCTCGCGACGATCATCGGGTTCGCCGTCGGCAACGCGATCGCGGGGGGCGCTCCGGACGCGGCGCTTCCCATCGTCCTGGCCGTCGCGTGCCTCGCGGTCTCGTTCGTGGCGGTGTGGGCGTACGACCTCAGGCTCCGCAAGGCGGAGAAGCGGCAGGTCGTGATCACGAGGATCGTGTCGGCCGAGGAGGCCGAGCGCGAGGGCAAGCACGTGAGGCCGGTGCGCCTCGGAGGGTAG